One Tolypothrix bouteillei VB521301 DNA window includes the following coding sequences:
- the trpA gene encoding tryptophan synthase subunit alpha, giving the protein MTSISERFQSLRNRNQCALIPFVTAGDPDLETTKEALRVLDKSGADFIELGVPYSDPLADGPVIQAAATRALSKGTTLEQVLELVAEVSPSLQAPIILFTYYNPILNRGIRSFLAQIANVGARGLVVPDLPLEEAEELINTAAEFGVEVILLVAPTSSQERIGAIAQSSRGFIYLVSVTGVTGIRSQIQDRVKPLLTSMRSISDKPIGVGFGISGAEQARQVKEWGADAVIVGSAFVKRLATGSPEEGLHAIEELCKELKTAIAPALLMANG; this is encoded by the coding sequence ATGACTTCTATTTCCGAACGTTTTCAATCTCTAAGAAATCGCAATCAGTGTGCTTTAATTCCTTTTGTTACAGCAGGAGATCCAGACCTGGAAACAACAAAAGAAGCTTTGCGTGTATTAGATAAAAGTGGTGCTGACTTTATTGAATTGGGTGTTCCCTATTCCGATCCCCTTGCAGATGGTCCTGTTATTCAAGCAGCAGCAACTCGCGCTTTGTCTAAAGGAACTACTCTAGAGCAAGTACTAGAATTAGTTGCAGAAGTAAGTCCTAGCCTGCAAGCTCCTATTATTTTATTTACCTACTACAATCCTATTTTAAATCGGGGTATTAGGTCGTTTTTAGCGCAAATCGCAAATGTTGGAGCGCGGGGCTTAGTTGTTCCAGATTTACCTTTAGAAGAAGCAGAAGAGTTAATTAATACGGCTGCTGAATTTGGAGTTGAAGTTATTTTGCTTGTGGCTCCTACAAGTTCTCAGGAGAGAATTGGTGCGATCGCTCAATCTTCAAGAGGATTTATTTATCTTGTGAGTGTTACTGGTGTCACAGGTATACGTTCTCAAATTCAGGACCGCGTGAAGCCTTTATTAACGTCCATGCGAAGCATCAGTGATAAACCTATTGGAGTTGGCTTTGGTATTTCAGGCGCGGAACAAGCGCGTCAGGTCAAAGAATGGGGCGCAGATGCTGTTATTGTTGGTAGCGCTTTTGTGAAACGTTTGGCAACTGGTAGTCCAGAAGAAGGACTCCACGCAATTGAAGAACTTTGTAAAGAATTGAAAACAGCGATCGCACCTGCATTACTAATGGCTAATGGCTAA
- the trpB gene encoding tryptophan synthase subunit beta, which yields MVSISDKNIAEASVVPDSLGRFGRFGGKYVPETLMPALSELEAAAAQYRNDPTFQAELNELLRDYVGRPSPLYFAERLTANYTRPDGTGPQIYLKREDLNHTGAHKINNALGQVLLAKRMGKQRIIAETGAGQHGVATATVCARFGLQCAIYMGIHDMQRQALNVFRMKLMGAEVCPVEAGTGTLKDATSEAIRDWVTNVETTHYILGSVAGPHPYPMLVRDFHAIIGQETRAQCLEKWGGLPDILLACVGGGSNAIGLFSEFVNEPSVRIIGVEAAGEGVNTEKHAATLTLGRVGVLHGAMSYVLQDGDGQVVEAHSISAGLDYPGVGPEHSYLKDLGRAEYYSVTDSEALAAFQRLSQLEGIIPALETSHAIAYLETLCPQLSGSPRIVINCSGRGDKDVQTVAKVLDPA from the coding sequence GTGGTAAGCATCTCAGATAAAAACATTGCAGAAGCATCTGTTGTTCCTGATTCTTTGGGAAGATTTGGACGTTTCGGGGGCAAATATGTACCTGAAACTCTAATGCCTGCTTTAAGTGAATTGGAAGCAGCAGCAGCTCAATATCGCAATGATCCAACTTTTCAAGCAGAATTAAACGAGTTACTGCGCGATTATGTGGGTCGCCCCAGTCCTTTATATTTTGCTGAGCGTCTGACAGCAAATTATACTAGACCTGATGGAACGGGTCCACAAATTTACTTGAAGCGTGAAGATTTAAATCATACGGGCGCTCATAAAATTAATAATGCTTTGGGTCAGGTGTTGCTGGCAAAGCGTATGGGTAAGCAGCGCATTATCGCTGAAACAGGAGCGGGTCAACACGGAGTTGCAACGGCTACCGTATGTGCTCGTTTTGGGTTGCAGTGCGCGATATACATGGGTATTCACGATATGCAACGCCAAGCTCTTAACGTGTTCCGGATGAAGTTGATGGGAGCAGAGGTGTGTCCCGTTGAGGCTGGTACTGGAACTCTTAAAGATGCAACTTCTGAAGCGATTCGGGATTGGGTCACTAATGTAGAAACAACTCACTACATTTTAGGTTCTGTTGCTGGTCCTCATCCCTATCCAATGTTGGTACGCGATTTTCACGCTATTATCGGTCAAGAGACTCGCGCTCAATGTTTGGAAAAATGGGGCGGTCTTCCAGATATCTTGTTGGCTTGTGTGGGCGGTGGTTCTAATGCCATTGGTTTGTTCTCTGAGTTTGTGAATGAACCATCTGTCCGTATCATTGGAGTTGAGGCAGCGGGTGAAGGTGTTAATACGGAAAAGCACGCAGCTACTTTAACACTGGGTCGAGTGGGTGTGTTGCATGGTGCTATGAGCTACGTGTTGCAAGATGGCGACGGTCAGGTTGTGGAAGCACATTCCATTAGCGCTGGTTTGGATTATCCTGGTGTAGGTCCAGAACACAGTTATCTTAAGGATCTCGGTCGCGCTGAGTACTATAGCGTAACTGATTCAGAGGCTTTGGCTGCTTTCCAGCGTTTGTCTCAGCTAGAAGGAATTATTCCTGCTTTGGAAACCTCTCATGCGATCGCGTATCTTGAAACACTTTGCCCGCAGTTAAGTGGTAGCCCTCGAATAGTCATTAATTGTTCGGGTAGGGGAGATAAGGACGTGCAAACAGTTGCTAAAGTCCTCGATCCCGCTTGA
- the aroF gene encoding 3-deoxy-7-phosphoheptulonate synthase: MIVVIKNNTPADEITRISQELSESWGVTVEKSVGQHKIVLGMIGDTATLDPMVIQNSSPWIEQVLRVEKPFKRASREFRHGQPSEVVVPTPNGSVCFGEQHPIVLIAGPCSVENEAMIVETAKRVKAAGAKFLRGGAFKPRTSPYAFQGHGESALELLAAAREATGLGIITEVMDAADLSAIARVADVVQVGARNMQNFSLLKKVGAQDKPVLLKRGMSCTIDEWLMAAEYILAAGNPNVILCERGIRTFDSKYVRNTLDLSVIPVLRQLTHLPITIDPSHGTGKSEYVSSMALAAIAAGTDSLMIEVHPNPAKALSDGPQSLTPEKFDRLVQELSVIGKVLGRWSPEKTFKPSKKEVGVMV, from the coding sequence ATGATTGTAGTTATTAAGAATAATACACCGGCTGATGAAATTACTCGCATCAGTCAGGAGTTAAGTGAAAGTTGGGGCGTAACTGTAGAAAAAAGTGTCGGTCAGCATAAAATTGTGCTCGGAATGATTGGTGACACTGCAACTCTTGACCCAATGGTTATTCAAAATAGCAGCCCTTGGATCGAGCAAGTTTTGCGAGTTGAGAAGCCTTTTAAGCGGGCGAGCCGGGAGTTTCGTCACGGACAACCAAGCGAAGTTGTTGTACCTACACCCAATGGTTCTGTATGCTTTGGCGAGCAACATCCTATTGTATTGATTGCTGGACCTTGCTCTGTTGAAAATGAAGCCATGATTGTGGAGACAGCAAAGCGGGTGAAGGCGGCGGGAGCTAAGTTTTTGCGTGGTGGTGCTTTTAAACCTCGTACTTCTCCTTACGCTTTTCAAGGACATGGTGAGAGTGCTCTAGAATTATTAGCAGCAGCTCGTGAAGCAACTGGTTTGGGTATCATTACAGAAGTTATGGATGCTGCCGATTTGTCTGCGATCGCTCGTGTCGCTGATGTGGTACAAGTTGGCGCTCGAAATATGCAAAACTTTTCTCTATTAAAGAAGGTGGGTGCTCAAGATAAGCCTGTACTGCTGAAGCGGGGAATGTCTTGTACAATTGATGAGTGGCTTATGGCAGCAGAATACATACTGGCTGCTGGAAATCCAAATGTGATTCTTTGCGAGCGTGGGATCAGAACTTTTGATTCTAAATATGTTCGCAACACCTTAGATTTATCTGTTATTCCCGTTTTGAGACAGCTGACACACCTACCCATCACGATCGATCCCAGTCATGGTACTGGTAAGTCTGAGTATGTTAGCTCTATGGCGCTAGCAGCTATAGCAGCAGGTACAGATTCTTTAATGATTGAAGTTCACCCCAACCCAGCTAAAGCTCTTTCTGATGGACCTCAATCTCTCACTCCTGAAAAGTTCGATCGCTTGGTTCAGGAATTGTCAGTAATTGGCAAAGTTCTCGGTCGTTGGTCTCCGGAAAAAACTTTCAAACCTTCTAAAAAAGAAGTTGGAGTTATGGTGTAA
- a CDS encoding anthranilate synthase has protein sequence MIVDSHTYKTLGGIGVSRSITEVKMDTALDEISFYLDSQRGGLLKSSYEYPGRYKRWAIGFINPPLELTTRERAFTLRALNNRGQVLLPLLLVRLAGHSQLQEVKHESDYITGYVKPTLQLFAEEERSKQPSAFTVIREILHIFSSDEDEHLGLYGAFGYDLLFQFEPIPMRLERPADQRDIVLYLPDELVVVDYYLQRAYRVQYEFETTEGNTQDLPRTGESIDYRGKRLVPAKASDHAPGEYANQVEVALDYFRRGDLFEVVPSQSFFDSCEQPPSQLFQTLQHINPSPYGFIFNLGGEYIIGASPEMFVRVEGRRVETCPISGTITRGQDALDDAEQIRQLLNSGKEEAELTMCTDVDRNDKSRICEPGSVQVIGRRQIEMYSHLIHTVDHVEGLLRSQFDALDAFLTHTWAVTVTGAPKRSAMQFLEQHERSARRWYGGAVGYLNFNGNLNTGLILRTIRLQDSIAEVRVGATVLYDSLPSAEEQETMTKGAALFETIRRAKQGIPSKDCTREKLSDCVPDIEPGKRILLVDYEDSFVHTLANYIRQTGATVTTLRHGFSESLLDVERPDLVVLSPGPGKPSDFKVPDMVQSCLRRNIPLFGVCLGLQGIVEAFGGELGVLHYPQHGKSSRVIVTEPDSVLFKALPQSFLVGRYHSLFALPQRLPEQLKVAAISDDDVIMAIEHQSLPIAAVQFHPESIMTLSGAVGLAIIKNVVRAYTQTKESLVISS, from the coding sequence ATGATTGTTGATTCTCACACTTACAAAACTCTTGGCGGCATAGGTGTATCTCGCTCCATCACTGAAGTGAAGATGGACACAGCCTTGGATGAAATTTCCTTTTATCTGGATTCCCAACGCGGAGGGTTGCTCAAGAGCAGCTATGAGTATCCGGGGCGGTACAAAAGATGGGCGATTGGATTTATCAATCCACCGCTAGAACTGACAACACGGGAGAGAGCTTTTACGCTAAGAGCGCTAAACAATCGAGGTCAGGTGCTTCTACCCTTATTGTTGGTGCGTTTAGCAGGACATTCCCAACTTCAGGAAGTCAAGCACGAAAGCGATTATATTACTGGATATGTAAAGCCCACTTTGCAATTGTTTGCAGAAGAAGAACGCAGCAAGCAACCTTCTGCGTTCACCGTGATTCGCGAAATCCTCCATATTTTCTCTAGCGATGAAGACGAGCATTTAGGATTGTATGGAGCATTTGGCTATGACTTGTTATTTCAGTTTGAGCCAATTCCGATGCGTCTGGAACGTCCTGCAGACCAACGGGATATAGTGCTTTATTTGCCTGATGAATTGGTTGTTGTTGACTACTATCTGCAACGTGCGTATCGAGTGCAGTATGAGTTTGAAACAACAGAAGGCAATACTCAAGATCTTCCACGTACAGGAGAATCAATTGATTACAGGGGTAAGCGCCTCGTTCCAGCAAAAGCTTCCGACCATGCACCAGGAGAATACGCAAACCAAGTAGAAGTAGCACTGGATTACTTCCGCCGTGGAGATTTGTTTGAAGTGGTTCCTTCGCAAAGCTTTTTTGATTCCTGCGAACAACCACCGAGTCAGCTTTTCCAAACTCTACAGCATATAAACCCCAGCCCCTATGGTTTTATTTTCAACCTTGGTGGAGAGTATATCATTGGTGCTTCTCCAGAAATGTTTGTGCGGGTTGAAGGTCGGCGAGTAGAAACTTGCCCGATTAGTGGTACTATTACTCGGGGTCAAGATGCCCTTGATGATGCCGAGCAAATTCGTCAACTCTTAAATTCAGGCAAGGAAGAAGCAGAGTTGACCATGTGTACTGACGTGGATCGCAATGACAAATCGCGGATTTGCGAACCGGGTTCGGTACAAGTTATCGGTCGCCGTCAAATAGAAATGTACAGCCACCTGATCCATACAGTGGATCACGTTGAAGGATTGCTGCGATCGCAGTTTGATGCTTTGGACGCCTTTCTAACTCATACCTGGGCGGTGACAGTGACCGGCGCACCCAAGCGATCGGCAATGCAATTCCTCGAACAGCACGAGCGCAGTGCCAGACGGTGGTATGGTGGAGCAGTCGGCTACCTCAACTTTAATGGTAATCTCAATACAGGATTGATTTTGAGAACCATTAGATTGCAAGATTCCATTGCCGAGGTAAGAGTAGGAGCAACAGTTCTCTATGACTCCTTGCCATCTGCAGAAGAACAAGAGACAATGACAAAAGGTGCGGCGTTATTTGAAACGATTCGCCGTGCAAAGCAAGGAATACCATCAAAGGATTGCACGCGAGAAAAATTGAGCGATTGCGTTCCAGATATCGAACCCGGTAAGCGTATTTTACTGGTAGATTACGAAGACTCATTTGTTCATACACTAGCCAACTACATTCGTCAGACTGGAGCAACAGTAACCACATTACGTCATGGCTTCTCTGAATCCCTATTGGATGTAGAGCGTCCGGACTTAGTTGTTTTATCTCCCGGTCCCGGTAAACCCAGCGATTTTAAAGTACCAGACATGGTTCAAAGTTGTTTGCGTCGCAACATACCCTTGTTTGGAGTGTGCTTGGGACTGCAGGGAATTGTGGAAGCCTTTGGAGGAGAACTCGGAGTTCTTCACTATCCCCAACACGGTAAATCCTCAAGGGTAATTGTGACCGAACCCGACTCGGTTTTATTCAAAGCCTTACCCCAATCCTTCTTAGTTGGTAGATACCATTCCTTGTTTGCCCTACCACAACGGTTACCCGAGCAATTGAAGGTAGCAGCCATCTCAGACGATGATGTCATCATGGCAATTGAGCATCAATCGCTTCCTATAGCTGCGGTGCAGTTTCACCCAGAGTCCATCATGACCCTATCAGGAGCAGTTGGTCTGGCAATCATCAAGAATGTAGTCCGTGCATATACTCAAACTAAAGAGTCATTAGTCATTAGTTCTTAG
- a CDS encoding alkaline phosphatase family protein, which translates to MRKTVVLNVVGLSPSLLGEHTPFLRKWAYSGKTVPISPVLPAVTCTAQATYLTGKMPDEHGIVANGWYFHDDCEIKFWRQSNKLVQAPKVWDMARSLNPSFTCANLFWWYNMYSSVDYAVTPRPMYPADGRKLPDIYTYPQEWRSELQTELGQFPLFNFWGPNTSIQCSEWIASSAKWVEQKCNPTLTLIYLPHLDYCLQKFGPEDKKVAKDLQEIDAVCRDLIEFYENQGTQVIVLSEYGITPVSQPVHLNRMLREQGLLSVREELGRELLDPGASKAFAVADHQIAHVYVNDPFYIPKVRSLLEATEGVAQVLGDEEKPAYHLNHSRSGELVAIAQPNAWFTYYYWLDDNRAPDFARTVDIHRKPGYDPVELFLDPQIKLPKFKIGIKLLKKQLGFRYLMDVIPLDASLVRGSHGATAVAPGEQPLFITQQTHLLPTESIEATDVCHLILRHLQ; encoded by the coding sequence ATGCGTAAAACTGTTGTTCTGAACGTAGTCGGATTGTCACCTAGTTTACTGGGAGAACATACGCCATTTTTACGGAAATGGGCATACTCTGGAAAAACCGTTCCGATTTCGCCCGTGTTACCTGCTGTTACCTGTACGGCACAAGCTACCTATCTTACCGGAAAAATGCCTGACGAGCACGGTATTGTTGCTAATGGCTGGTATTTTCACGACGATTGCGAGATTAAGTTTTGGCGACAGTCTAATAAACTGGTTCAAGCACCAAAAGTATGGGATATGGCGCGATCGCTAAATCCATCCTTTACTTGTGCCAATTTGTTCTGGTGGTACAATATGTACTCTTCAGTGGACTATGCAGTGACGCCCCGACCAATGTATCCTGCTGATGGTAGAAAATTGCCCGACATTTACACTTATCCACAAGAATGGCGATCCGAACTCCAAACCGAACTGGGTCAGTTTCCTCTGTTCAATTTCTGGGGTCCCAATACATCCATTCAATGTAGTGAGTGGATAGCCTCTTCAGCTAAATGGGTGGAACAAAAGTGCAACCCCACCCTTACGCTCATTTACTTACCTCATTTAGATTACTGCTTGCAAAAATTTGGACCGGAAGACAAAAAAGTCGCAAAAGATTTACAAGAAATTGATGCTGTTTGTCGGGATCTGATTGAGTTCTACGAAAATCAAGGGACACAAGTTATTGTGCTGTCTGAATATGGCATTACGCCTGTATCCCAACCAGTTCACTTGAACCGAATGCTGCGAGAACAAGGGTTGCTGAGTGTAAGAGAAGAACTGGGGCGGGAATTGCTCGATCCCGGAGCAAGTAAAGCATTTGCTGTCGCCGACCATCAAATTGCTCACGTTTACGTCAACGATCCATTTTACATACCTAAAGTGCGATCGCTGTTAGAAGCAACAGAAGGTGTTGCCCAAGTGTTGGGAGACGAAGAAAAACCAGCATACCATCTCAATCATTCCAGATCGGGAGAGTTAGTCGCGATCGCTCAACCCAACGCCTGGTTTACTTACTACTACTGGTTAGATGACAATCGTGCTCCGGATTTTGCCAGAACAGTAGATATCCATCGCAAACCCGGTTACGATCCAGTGGAACTTTTCCTAGATCCTCAAATTAAACTTCCCAAATTTAAAATAGGCATAAAACTGCTGAAAAAACAGCTTGGTTTTCGCTACTTGATGGATGTTATTCCTTTAGACGCATCTTTGGTACGCGGATCTCATGGCGCGACAGCCGTTGCTCCTGGAGAGCAACCATTATTTATAACCCAGCAAACTCATTTACTCCCGACTGAATCAATAGAAGCAACGGATGTATGTCACCTCATTCTGCGACATCTTCAGTAA
- the trpD gene encoding anthranilate phosphoribosyltransferase has translation MVALTQAVSDNITVTPESLDLPALLKQLLDRRSLSVEQASALMEGWLTDTIPPVLSGAILAAIQAKGVSTEELVGMAGVLQSQSIGGIGEADSSPSPISNPQSLPVIDTCGTGGDGASTFNISTAVAFVVAAAGVKVAKHGNRSASSKTGSADVLEALGINLSAEPQKVKAAVDEVGVTFLFAPGWHPALKAVAAMRKTLKVRTVFNLLGPLVNPMRPTGQIIGVCDPLLVETIAKALSELGTRRAIVVYGRERLDEAGLADLNDLAVLKDRTVIPAVLGPEELGLTPAPTEALRGGEVQENAEILKAVLQGKGTQAQQDVVALNAALALYVGEAIDDGASDIANAVGKGIALAKEVLQSGEAWKKLEQLAEFLR, from the coding sequence ATGGTAGCCTTAACACAAGCTGTAAGTGACAATATCACCGTCACTCCCGAATCTCTCGATCTACCTGCTTTGCTCAAGCAACTACTCGATCGGCGATCGCTATCCGTCGAGCAAGCCTCTGCGCTTATGGAAGGTTGGCTGACAGATACTATTCCTCCAGTGTTATCTGGGGCAATACTGGCAGCGATTCAAGCCAAAGGAGTATCTACAGAAGAGTTAGTAGGTATGGCTGGTGTCCTGCAATCCCAGTCAATAGGGGGGATAGGAGAAGCCGATTCTTCCCCATCCCCAATTTCCAATCCTCAATCGCTTCCCGTAATTGACACTTGCGGAACGGGAGGAGATGGAGCCTCAACCTTCAACATCTCCACAGCCGTAGCCTTTGTTGTTGCAGCCGCAGGGGTAAAAGTTGCAAAGCACGGTAATCGTTCGGCGTCCAGTAAAACTGGTTCTGCTGATGTGTTAGAGGCTTTAGGTATAAATCTTAGCGCCGAACCGCAGAAAGTTAAAGCCGCAGTCGATGAAGTCGGCGTAACATTTTTGTTTGCTCCTGGGTGGCACCCAGCACTAAAAGCAGTTGCTGCTATGCGAAAAACACTAAAAGTGCGAACTGTTTTTAACTTGTTGGGTCCTCTGGTTAACCCCATGCGACCAACAGGGCAAATTATTGGTGTGTGTGACCCTTTGCTAGTAGAAACAATTGCGAAAGCTTTATCAGAACTTGGAACTCGCCGTGCAATTGTAGTGTACGGACGGGAAAGGTTAGATGAAGCTGGGCTAGCAGATTTAAATGACTTGGCTGTACTTAAAGACCGAACTGTCATTCCTGCTGTCCTTGGTCCTGAAGAACTGGGTTTAACTCCTGCACCAACTGAGGCGTTGCGAGGTGGAGAAGTCCAGGAAAACGCTGAAATTTTAAAAGCGGTCTTACAAGGAAAAGGAACACAAGCACAGCAAGATGTTGTTGCATTAAACGCAGCGCTCGCACTGTATGTAGGTGAAGCAATTGATGACGGGGCAAGTGATATTGCAAACGCAGTTGGGAAAGGTATTGCCCTTGCCAAAGAAGTTTTGCAAAGTGGTGAAGCTTGGAAGAAGCTTGAACAGCTTGCGGAATTTTTAAGGTAA
- a CDS encoding cytochrome P450, translating into MKATNSLPDGPRMPVFLRWMKFIFQPLEYVEDFAKTYGDNFTIWGRDNSHKVYFSHPQALQQIFTADSTQLEAGKGNTILKFLVGANSLLLLDGNSHQRQRQLLAPPFHGDRMRAYGMAIAEITEQVSKTWENGKPFSIHLSMQEITLRVILRVVFGFDEGSRLEQMRYLLASLLNSMDSPLMFAALFLKFLQQDLGAWSPWGRVVNLLQQIDEMIYGLIRERRAESNQSREDVLSLMMHARDINGETMTDEELRDELMTLLVAGHETTAAALTWAFYWIDKLPEVREKLQRELDTVSHNPDLSTIAKLPYLTAVCQETLRIYPVAITASPRIVRSPIEIMGYNLPVGTIIFPSVYLAHHREEVYPQSKQFKPERFLERQFSPYEYLPFGGGTHRCIGMAFALYEMKLVLATILSQFQLSSANKHPARPVRRGLTLVPSEGMQMVATPIEKRVKTLANL; encoded by the coding sequence ATGAAAGCAACTAACAGTCTACCAGACGGTCCGAGGATGCCTGTTTTTCTACGATGGATGAAATTTATTTTTCAGCCGTTGGAATATGTAGAAGATTTTGCCAAAACCTATGGAGACAACTTTACCATTTGGGGTCGCGATAATTCCCACAAAGTCTACTTCAGCCATCCTCAGGCATTACAACAAATTTTTACAGCTGATTCCACTCAGTTAGAAGCTGGTAAGGGAAACACGATCTTAAAATTTCTGGTGGGTGCAAATTCACTGCTTTTACTGGATGGTAACTCTCATCAACGCCAACGCCAACTATTAGCCCCTCCCTTTCATGGAGACAGAATGCGAGCTTATGGTATGGCGATCGCTGAAATTACAGAACAAGTTAGCAAAACTTGGGAGAATGGCAAGCCGTTTAGCATTCACCTGTCAATGCAAGAAATTACCTTGCGCGTTATTTTACGAGTCGTGTTTGGCTTTGATGAGGGGTCTCGTTTGGAACAAATGAGATATTTACTGGCTTCACTGCTCAATTCTATGGATTCTCCCTTAATGTTTGCAGCTTTATTTTTAAAGTTTTTACAGCAAGATTTAGGCGCTTGGAGTCCCTGGGGTCGAGTTGTGAACTTGTTGCAACAAATTGATGAAATGATTTACGGGCTAATTCGGGAGCGCAGAGCAGAATCCAACCAAAGTCGAGAAGATGTCCTCAGTTTGATGATGCACGCACGCGATATAAACGGGGAAACAATGACAGATGAGGAACTACGCGATGAGTTAATGACACTCTTAGTCGCCGGTCATGAAACGACAGCCGCAGCATTGACATGGGCATTTTACTGGATTGATAAATTACCGGAAGTACGTGAAAAATTGCAGAGGGAACTGGATACCGTTAGTCACAACCCCGATCTAAGTACTATTGCTAAATTGCCTTATTTAACGGCAGTATGTCAAGAAACTTTGCGGATTTATCCCGTCGCAATTACTGCTTCTCCTCGCATTGTGCGATCGCCTATCGAAATTATGGGTTACAATTTGCCAGTAGGAACAATTATTTTTCCAAGTGTTTACTTAGCGCATCATCGGGAAGAAGTTTATCCACAATCCAAGCAATTCAAACCAGAACGCTTTTTGGAGAGGCAATTTTCTCCATATGAGTATTTGCCATTTGGTGGTGGTACTCATCGTTGTATTGGTATGGCATTTGCTTTGTATGAAATGAAACTGGTATTGGCCACAATTCTATCGCAGTTTCAGCTATCCTCAGCTAACAAGCATCCCGCACGTCCCGTGCGTCGCGGTTTGACTTTAGTCCCATCAGAAGGTATGCAAATGGTTGCAACACCCATTGAGAAGCGTGTTAAGACTTTGGCAAATCTATAA
- the trpC gene encoding indole-3-glycerol phosphate synthase TrpC: protein MSYSVTTVGVRPRHILEEIVWHKRQEVAQMRQELPLASLQQQLSTAPAVRNFLTALQENSHVPSIIAEVKKASPSRGVLRADFEPIAIAQAYERGGAACLSVLTDSKFFQGSFDNLRNIRQKVAIPLLCKEFVIDIYQIYYARVAGADAVLLIAAILTDEEIQDFTRVIHDLGMKALVEVHTLGELDRVLKLDNIRLIGINNRNLEDFTLDIKTTQALAEQRRSQLQSYGITLVSESGLYTPADLSFVAEVGARAVLVGESLIKQADVEKGVRSLFANG from the coding sequence ATGAGTTATTCAGTGACTACTGTTGGTGTTCGTCCGCGCCACATCCTTGAAGAAATTGTGTGGCACAAAAGGCAAGAAGTTGCACAGATGCGCCAAGAACTGCCTTTAGCTTCTTTGCAACAACAATTAAGTACAGCTCCCGCAGTTAGAAATTTCTTGACGGCTTTGCAGGAAAACTCCCACGTCCCTAGCATCATTGCGGAGGTCAAAAAAGCATCTCCAAGCCGTGGGGTGCTTCGTGCTGACTTCGAGCCGATCGCGATCGCCCAAGCTTACGAGCGAGGAGGAGCAGCTTGTTTGTCCGTTCTTACGGATTCCAAGTTCTTTCAAGGAAGTTTTGATAACCTGCGTAATATCAGGCAAAAAGTTGCAATACCACTTTTGTGTAAAGAATTTGTTATTGATATTTATCAAATTTATTACGCACGAGTGGCTGGTGCAGATGCTGTATTATTAATAGCAGCTATCCTGACAGATGAAGAAATTCAGGATTTTACGCGAGTTATCCATGATTTGGGAATGAAAGCTTTAGTAGAAGTTCATACCTTAGGCGAACTAGATAGAGTTCTAAAATTGGATAACATTCGTTTAATAGGTATCAACAATCGCAACCTAGAAGATTTCACGCTAGATATTAAAACAACGCAAGCACTTGCAGAGCAACGGCGATCGCAATTACAAAGCTACGGTATCACTCTTGTCAGTGAGTCTGGCTTATATACACCTGCCGATCTCTCATTTGTAGCTGAAGTTGGGGCTCGTGCTGTGCTTGTAGGAGAATCTTTAATAAAACAAGCTGATGTAGAGAAGGGTGTGCGGAGTTTATTTGCTAATGGCTAA